Proteins encoded within one genomic window of Pectobacterium araliae:
- the rlmG gene encoding 23S rRNA (guanine(1835)-N(2))-methyltransferase RlmG — MSQLELETCNLTLVRYPQVAENSALQAWDAADEYLLRELANMEIAPGPRLIFNDTFGALACGLQAQSPVSISDSYLSQLATRHNLELNGYDADVVTLLDSMADLPAAPALVVIKIPKTIALLEHQLRMLRKVVTPQTRIIAGAKAKDIHTSTLQLFERVMGPTKTSLAWKKARLVHCEWADLKVSEQPLITEWELDGYGYRIQNHANVYSRNGLDIGARFFMQHLPEQLDGKIIDLGCGNGVIGLAALKANPEATVGFFDESYMAVTSSQMNVEANCPQDIERCSFVVNNGLVRVKRDTLQAVLCNPPFHQQQAVTDEIAWQMFMDARRCLQVGGELRIVGNRHLDYFHKLKRLFGNCETLASNTKFAVLRAVKTGSSR, encoded by the coding sequence ATGAGCCAACTCGAATTGGAAACGTGCAACCTGACGTTGGTGCGTTACCCTCAGGTCGCTGAAAACTCGGCGCTACAGGCGTGGGATGCCGCAGATGAATATCTGCTGCGTGAACTGGCCAACATGGAAATCGCGCCGGGCCCGCGCCTGATTTTCAATGATACATTTGGTGCGCTGGCCTGCGGTTTACAGGCACAATCGCCCGTTAGTATCAGTGACTCTTATCTTAGCCAACTGGCGACGCGACATAACCTGGAACTGAACGGTTATGATGCCGATGTGGTAACGCTGTTGGATAGTATGGCGGATCTACCCGCTGCGCCTGCGCTGGTGGTGATTAAAATACCTAAAACGATCGCGCTGCTGGAACACCAACTGAGAATGTTGCGCAAGGTCGTCACGCCGCAAACGCGCATCATTGCCGGAGCAAAGGCGAAGGATATTCATACCTCGACGCTGCAACTGTTTGAGCGCGTAATGGGGCCGACGAAAACCTCATTAGCCTGGAAAAAGGCGCGTTTGGTTCACTGTGAGTGGGCGGATCTGAAAGTTAGTGAGCAGCCACTTATTACCGAGTGGGAGCTGGACGGCTACGGTTATCGCATCCAAAACCATGCGAACGTGTATTCGCGTAATGGGTTAGATATCGGCGCACGTTTCTTTATGCAGCATTTGCCGGAACAACTAGACGGTAAGATTATCGATCTCGGCTGCGGCAATGGTGTCATTGGGCTGGCCGCGTTGAAAGCTAACCCGGAAGCTACTGTCGGTTTCTTCGATGAATCCTATATGGCGGTGACATCGAGCCAGATGAACGTTGAGGCCAATTGCCCGCAGGATATTGAGCGCTGTAGCTTCGTGGTGAATAACGGATTGGTGCGCGTTAAGCGCGATACGTTGCAGGCGGTGCTGTGTAACCCGCCATTCCACCAGCAGCAGGCGGTGACGGACGAAATCGCCTGGCAGATGTTTATGGATGCCAGACGCTGCCTTCAGGTTGGCGGAGAACTGCGTATTGTGGGTAATCGTCATCTGGATTACTTCCACAAGCTGAAGCGTCTATTCGGTAACTGTGAAACCCTTGCCAGCAACACGAAGTTCGCTGTACTGCGTGCGGTTAAAACGGGATCGTCTCGCTAA
- a CDS encoding Gfo/Idh/MocA family protein, which translates to MIRFAIVGTSWITRQFVDAAHETGKLKLTAIYSRTAEKAQPFQADYMVDTLFDSLDAMAKSNLIDAVYLASPNSLHCEQTLLFLSHGKHVICEKPLASNRYEVEQMIACARENQVVLFEAFKTASLPNFGVIQQALPKVGRLRKVVLNYCQYSSRYPRYLAGENPNTFNPAFSNGSIMDIGYYCLAFAVALWGEPCTTQASATLLESGVDAHGSIILNYGDFDVTIIHSKVSHSAIPSEIQGEDGSLVIEKVSECHNVKFIPREGKQLDLSQPQHINSMLYEAEVFAALVNDNDINHAELARSRTVAGMLTEIRRQTGVVFPADAAAPGNAE; encoded by the coding sequence ATGATTCGCTTCGCTATTGTAGGAACCAGTTGGATCACCCGTCAGTTTGTGGATGCCGCCCATGAAACTGGCAAGCTGAAGCTCACCGCCATCTATTCCCGAACGGCAGAAAAAGCGCAGCCGTTTCAAGCCGATTACATGGTGGATACGCTATTTGATTCACTGGACGCCATGGCGAAATCCAACCTTATCGACGCCGTATATTTGGCCAGCCCTAACTCACTGCACTGCGAACAAACCCTGCTTTTCCTGAGCCACGGCAAGCACGTCATCTGCGAAAAACCACTGGCTTCCAACCGCTATGAAGTCGAACAAATGATCGCCTGCGCCAGAGAAAACCAGGTCGTGCTGTTTGAAGCGTTCAAAACCGCCAGCCTGCCTAATTTCGGCGTGATACAGCAGGCACTGCCGAAAGTCGGCAGATTGCGTAAAGTGGTGCTGAATTACTGCCAGTATTCTTCACGCTACCCGCGCTATTTGGCAGGCGAGAACCCGAACACGTTCAATCCAGCGTTCTCCAACGGTTCCATTATGGATATCGGCTACTACTGTCTGGCCTTCGCCGTGGCACTGTGGGGAGAACCTTGCACCACGCAGGCTAGCGCGACGTTGTTGGAAAGCGGCGTGGATGCGCATGGCAGCATCATCCTGAATTACGGCGACTTCGATGTGACCATCATTCATTCCAAAGTCAGCCACTCTGCCATCCCCAGTGAGATTCAGGGGGAAGACGGCTCGCTGGTGATTGAAAAAGTCTCCGAATGTCATAACGTGAAATTCATCCCGCGTGAAGGCAAACAGTTGGATCTCAGCCAGCCGCAGCATATCAACAGCATGTTGTACGAAGCCGAAGTTTTTGCCGCATTGGTGAACGACAACGATATTAACCATGCTGAACTGGCGCGCTCACGCACCGTCGCTGGGATGCTGACAGAAATACGCCGCCAAACCGGTGTCGTATTTCCAGCCGATGCCGCAGCGCCGGGAAATGCAGAATAA
- a CDS encoding TerC family protein yields the protein MHTIGTPWLWGSFAAIVIVMLVIDLLYQGRKGSTVMTFKQAAVWSIIWVTLSLLFNAGFWWYLDGMMGREVANAQSLAFLTGYLIEKALAVDNVFVWLMLFGYFAVPPQYQRRVLIYGVLGAIVLRTLMVFGGSWLVTQFQWLLYVFGAFLLFTGIKMALAKEGDGAIGDKPLVRWLRSHLRMTDSIENERFFVRRNGLLYATPLFLVLIMVEISDVIFAVDSIPAIFAVTTDPFIVLTSNLFAILGLRAMYFLLAGVAERFSLLKYGLAVILIFIGIKMLLIDIFHIPVAISLGVVASILVITMLINVWVNKRAER from the coding sequence ATGCACACCATTGGCACCCCCTGGTTATGGGGCAGCTTCGCTGCCATTGTTATTGTGATGCTGGTCATTGACCTGCTCTACCAAGGGCGCAAAGGGTCGACGGTAATGACGTTCAAACAGGCTGCCGTCTGGTCTATCATCTGGGTCACACTCTCTCTGCTGTTCAACGCCGGTTTCTGGTGGTATCTGGATGGCATGATGGGTCGCGAGGTCGCCAACGCCCAGTCGCTGGCGTTCCTGACCGGTTATTTGATCGAGAAAGCCCTCGCCGTCGATAACGTCTTCGTCTGGTTGATGCTCTTCGGCTACTTCGCTGTTCCCCCACAATACCAACGTCGCGTACTGATTTACGGCGTGCTGGGTGCCATCGTTCTCCGAACGCTGATGGTGTTTGGCGGCAGTTGGCTGGTCACACAGTTCCAATGGCTGCTCTATGTATTTGGCGCGTTTCTGCTGTTCACCGGTATTAAAATGGCGCTGGCTAAAGAGGGGGACGGAGCAATCGGTGACAAACCGCTGGTGCGCTGGCTGCGTAGTCATCTGCGCATGACGGACAGCATCGAGAATGAACGATTCTTCGTGCGCCGTAACGGCCTGCTGTATGCCACGCCGCTGTTTCTGGTGCTGATTATGGTTGAAATCAGTGACGTGATTTTCGCTGTCGACAGTATCCCGGCGATTTTCGCCGTCACGACCGATCCCTTTATCGTGCTGACATCAAACCTGTTTGCCATTTTGGGTCTACGTGCCATGTACTTCCTGCTGGCTGGCGTGGCTGAACGCTTCTCGCTGTTGAAATATGGCCTGGCCGTCATCCTGATTTTCATCGGTATCAAGATGTTGCTCATCGACATTTTTCATATTCCGGTGGCGATTTCTCTGGGCGTCGTCGCCAGTATTCTGGTCATCACCATGCTGATCAACGTCTGGGTGAACAAACGCGCCGAGCGTTAA
- the sstT gene encoding serine/threonine transporter SstT: METQQSRFLQYITRGSLVQQILLGLVAGIILASLSTQAALAAGLLGTLFVGALKAVAPILVLVLVMASIANHQQGQKTNIRPILFLYLIGTFSAALIAVVLSVIFPSTLALNAQATDITPPSGIVEVLEGLLMSIIANPIHALLNANYIGILVWAVGLGIAFRHGSDSTKSMINDASNAVTMIVRVVIRFAPLGIFGLVASTLAETGFGALWGYAHLLMVLIGGMLLVALVVNPLIVYWKIRSNPYPLVLRCLRESGVTAFFTRSSAANIPVNMELCRKLNLDEDTYSVAIPLGATINMAGAAITITVLTLAAAHTLGIQIDVPTALLLSVVASLCACGASGVAGGSLLLIPLACSMFGISNDIAMQVVAVGFIIGVLQDSAETAVNSSTDVMFIAAVCHAEDAKLAEKERLNSL; the protein is encoded by the coding sequence ATGGAAACTCAACAGTCTCGTTTTTTGCAGTACATTACCCGCGGCAGTCTGGTCCAACAGATTCTTCTGGGACTTGTAGCCGGTATCATTCTGGCTTCGTTGTCCACACAAGCCGCATTGGCTGCCGGTTTATTGGGTACGCTGTTCGTCGGTGCCTTAAAAGCCGTCGCGCCCATTCTGGTATTAGTGCTGGTCATGGCTTCTATCGCCAACCACCAGCAGGGGCAGAAAACCAATATTCGCCCGATCTTGTTTCTTTATCTCATCGGTACTTTCTCCGCCGCGCTGATTGCCGTGGTGCTAAGCGTCATTTTCCCTTCTACGCTGGCACTCAACGCGCAGGCAACTGACATCACACCGCCTTCAGGCATTGTCGAAGTGCTGGAAGGGCTGTTGATGAGCATCATCGCTAACCCGATTCACGCACTGCTGAATGCGAACTATATCGGTATTCTGGTCTGGGCCGTGGGACTGGGCATTGCGTTCCGTCACGGTTCGGACAGCACCAAGAGCATGATTAATGATGCCTCCAATGCGGTTACCATGATTGTACGCGTGGTGATTCGTTTCGCACCGCTGGGGATTTTCGGTCTGGTCGCCTCAACGCTGGCGGAAACCGGCTTCGGTGCACTGTGGGGTTATGCCCATCTGTTGATGGTGCTGATCGGTGGCATGTTGCTGGTCGCGCTGGTGGTCAACCCATTGATCGTTTACTGGAAGATTCGCAGTAACCCTTACCCGCTGGTGCTGCGCTGCCTGCGTGAGAGCGGCGTGACCGCCTTCTTTACTCGCAGCTCCGCCGCCAACATTCCGGTGAATATGGAGCTGTGCCGCAAGCTGAATCTAGATGAAGACACTTACTCTGTCGCTATTCCACTGGGTGCCACCATCAATATGGCAGGCGCGGCGATTACCATCACCGTGCTGACGCTGGCCGCCGCACATACGTTGGGCATTCAGATCGACGTACCGACAGCACTGCTGCTTAGCGTCGTGGCCTCACTGTGTGCCTGTGGCGCATCGGGCGTCGCGGGTGGTTCGCTGCTGCTGATTCCGCTGGCATGTAGCATGTTTGGAATTTCCAACGATATCGCCATGCAGGTGGTCGCGGTGGGCTTCATCATCGGCGTCTTGCAGGACTCGGCAGAAACCGCCGTCAATTCTTCAACGGATGTGATGTTTATCGCCGCCGTGTGTCACGCGGAAGATGCCAAGCTGGCGGAAAAAGAGCGTCTGAATTCGCTGTAA